One part of the Gammaproteobacteria bacterium genome encodes these proteins:
- a CDS encoding c-type cytochrome: MAGGQSLKQGEKILFGIAIVFIVFAVVGYVMLETYRTRAQKPIFEVRTHYDLSELGHKGSELFRVSRCTACHRAMRNGTNMGLSLDGLGSKRSKEWIYDFLRDPEATYGAPTIDHGYPPKEAAYVSSIDQETLMAIATFLSELRADQGAASAPMPPEGRSDFIDNMVGIFAPEEWKQKYQDVREQPTPGQEESPQ; encoded by the coding sequence ATGGCGGGCGGGCAGTCACTCAAGCAAGGCGAGAAGATCCTGTTCGGGATCGCGATCGTGTTCATCGTGTTCGCGGTCGTCGGATATGTGATGCTCGAGACTTACCGCACGCGGGCGCAGAAGCCGATTTTCGAGGTGCGCACCCACTATGACCTGTCCGAACTCGGCCACAAGGGCTCGGAGCTGTTCCGCGTGTCGCGCTGCACGGCCTGCCACCGGGCCATGCGCAACGGCACCAATATGGGATTGTCCCTGGACGGCTTGGGTTCGAAGCGCAGCAAGGAGTGGATCTATGATTTCCTGCGCGATCCCGAGGCCACCTACGGCGCGCCCACGATCGATCATGGCTATCCGCCCAAGGAGGCGGCCTATGTCTCCTCGATCGATCAGGAAACGCTGATGGCGATCGCGACCTTCCTGTCCGAACTCAGGGCGGATCAGGGCGCGGCCTCGGCGCCGATGCCCCCCGAGGGGCGTTCCGATTTCATCGACAATATGGTGGGCATTTTCGCGCCCGAAGAGTGGAAGCAAAAATATCAGGATGTCCGCGAGCAGCCGACGCCCGGGCAGGAGGAGTCCCCGCAATGA
- a CDS encoding c-type cytochrome, with product MRRVTVLAAVFSGVALVLAIPQVFAAEVAANLKNGEKIFKEGKGSVPACTSCHGEDGMGNDMMGTPRLAGQISQFLVKQLEDFATDKRTDTTMFIMNANAKGLTPEDRRDVAAYAHTLSKPDSVGGGSNIKELQASGIETGQTHLGLALVNYGDIERGISGCRSCHDYNGRGVDPVYPKIGQQKFVYLVNQLKKWRDGSRANDPLGQMRKVASHLTDEDILNVATYLTNASPLSMGNTRVPEQHQFMTFDTK from the coding sequence ATGCGACGCGTAACGGTCCTGGCTGCGGTATTCAGCGGTGTTGCTCTGGTCTTGGCGATACCCCAAGTCTTTGCCGCGGAGGTTGCGGCGAATCTGAAAAACGGCGAGAAGATCTTCAAGGAAGGCAAGGGTTCCGTGCCCGCCTGCACCAGCTGCCATGGCGAGGATGGCATGGGCAATGACATGATGGGAACGCCGCGCCTGGCCGGGCAGATCTCCCAGTTTCTGGTCAAGCAACTGGAAGATTTCGCGACCGACAAGCGTACGGATACCACCATGTTCATCATGAACGCCAACGCCAAGGGCCTGACCCCGGAGGACCGGCGTGATGTCGCGGCGTATGCGCATACGCTGAGCAAGCCAGACTCGGTCGGCGGCGGCTCCAACATCAAGGAGTTGCAGGCCAGCGGCATCGAGACGGGGCAGACGCATCTGGGTCTGGCGCTCGTCAATTATGGCGACATCGAACGCGGCATTTCCGGCTGCCGTTCCTGTCATGACTACAATGGCCGCGGTGTCGATCCGGTCTATCCGAAGATCGGTCAGCAGAAATTCGTCTACCTGGTCAATCAGCTCAAGAAGTGGCGCGACGGCAGCCGCGCGAACGATCCGCTGGGCCAGATGCGGAAGGTTGCGTCGCACCTCACCGATGAGGACATCCTCAACGTGGCGACCTACCTGACCAATGCCTCGCCGCTGTCCATGGGTAACACCCGCGTGCCGGAGCAACACCAGTTCATGACCTTTGATACGAAATAA
- a CDS encoding cbb3-type cytochrome c oxidase subunit II gives MMITLYMPSLNIVEVGSTEMGLRKGLQYGRIGGFSVEDPFLKGEGKPLTVILKQDPQTGEQIEPIYAYVYKSGIPFTSAVRHPRIMGKGVEDLSLETGRIGEASQDAGAVFVVSEGRWNGKKIHYIENATATRNWTPDVVMGSVTDADVRYIGAGKIMFVKEGCWWCHTLLPEETQDWQVFGAPPRLGDFNSESPTALGSDRKAPDLLHVGSRNSSREWMMMHFFNPRLVQPHSIMPRFDYLWGEVDAEGNAIDYDKWRAEYNEYTAGKRVYPPDVPMPAANSEARYLIDFVLNLK, from the coding sequence ATGATGATCACGCTGTACATGCCCAGCCTGAACATCGTCGAAGTGGGATCCACCGAGATGGGCCTGCGCAAGGGTTTGCAGTACGGCCGCATCGGCGGGTTTTCGGTCGAGGATCCGTTCCTCAAGGGCGAGGGCAAGCCCCTGACGGTGATCCTGAAGCAGGATCCGCAGACCGGTGAGCAGATCGAGCCCATCTATGCCTATGTCTACAAGTCGGGCATACCGTTCACCAGCGCCGTCCGTCATCCACGTATCATGGGCAAAGGAGTGGAAGACCTGAGCCTTGAGACCGGGCGCATCGGCGAGGCCAGTCAGGATGCCGGCGCGGTGTTCGTGGTTTCCGAGGGGCGCTGGAATGGAAAGAAGATCCATTACATCGAAAACGCCACCGCGACCCGCAACTGGACCCCGGATGTGGTCATGGGCTCGGTGACCGATGCGGACGTCCGCTACATCGGCGCTGGCAAGATCATGTTCGTGAAGGAAGGCTGCTGGTGGTGCCATACCCTGCTGCCCGAAGAGACCCAGGACTGGCAGGTCTTCGGTGCCCCGCCGCGTCTGGGCGACTTCAACAGTGAGTCCCCGACCGCGCTCGGTTCCGACCGCAAGGCCCCGGATCTGTTGCACGTCGGTTCGCGCAACTCCTCGCGCGAGTGGATGATGATGCACTTTTTCAATCCGCGTCTGGTGCAGCCGCACTCGATCATGCCCAGGTTCGATTACCTGTGGGGCGAGGTTGATGCGGAAGGCAACGCGATTGACTACGACAAGTGGCGGGCGGAGTACAACGAGTATACCGCCGGGAAACGTGTCTACCCGCCGGATGTTCCCATGCCTGCGGCAAACAGCGAAGCGCGTTACCTGATCGACTTCGTGTTGAACCTGAAGTAA
- a CDS encoding thioredoxin family protein: MRVLLPLILLGMLLAGCDVSPSVKVGQVAPILQTKTLADVGNDLSQITTYRYPDERMYRYSLDEAFRQGKPVVLEFATPGHCTVCDKQLQMLKGLLAKYESDVIFLHMDQYKNPEAFKAFRVIGDPWTFVIDRQRVVQFKQAGRMLYGELDSAIARVLMQPAG, from the coding sequence ATGCGTGTCCTGTTGCCCCTGATCTTGCTCGGAATGCTGCTCGCGGGCTGTGACGTCAGCCCGTCGGTGAAGGTCGGCCAGGTGGCGCCGATACTGCAGACCAAGACGCTGGCCGATGTGGGCAACGATCTCAGCCAGATTACGACCTATCGCTATCCCGACGAGCGCATGTACCGGTATTCGCTGGACGAGGCGTTCCGCCAGGGCAAGCCGGTCGTGCTGGAATTCGCCACCCCGGGCCACTGCACGGTCTGCGACAAACAGCTGCAGATGCTCAAGGGGCTGCTCGCCAAATATGAGTCCGACGTCATCTTCCTGCACATGGATCAGTACAAGAATCCGGAGGCGTTCAAGGCGTTCCGGGTGATCGGCGACCCCTGGACCTTCGTCATCGACCGGCAGCGTGTCGTCCAGTTCAAGCAGGCGGGGCGCATGCTTTATGGTGAGCTCGATTCCGCGATTGCCCGCGTCCTGATGCAACCCGCGGGTTAG
- a CDS encoding cbb3-type cytochrome c oxidase subunit I — MSSAEPWASDTDYTRYTLLFIFACIIYSIIGFSWGALMGGISEFRHFVDHRLHGDLIVRAHTHVNLLGWVEMAIFGAIYYLIPRLVRRPIYSMKLVKVHFWMHNIGLVGMVVLFTLAGVTGGIASMELPPDQVEVLIHPYLATMGLFGTLVLLANMIWGYNIFRTCVGWRKG, encoded by the coding sequence ATGAGCAGTGCCGAACCCTGGGCCAGCGACACCGACTACACGCGCTACACCCTGCTTTTCATCTTTGCCTGCATCATCTACAGCATCATCGGCTTTTCCTGGGGCGCGCTGATGGGGGGCATTTCCGAGTTCCGTCATTTCGTGGACCACCGCCTGCACGGCGACCTGATCGTGCGCGCCCACACCCATGTCAATCTGCTCGGGTGGGTTGAAATGGCGATATTCGGCGCCATCTATTACCTGATACCGCGTCTGGTGCGGCGTCCGATTTACAGCATGAAGCTGGTCAAGGTGCATTTCTGGATGCATAACATCGGTCTGGTCGGAATGGTGGTACTGTTCACGCTCGCGGGCGTGACCGGCGGCATCGCCAGCATGGAGCTGCCCCCCGACCAGGTCGAGGTGCTGATCCATCCGTATCTGGCGACCATGGGCCTGTTCGGAACGCTGGTCCTGCTGGCGAACATGATCTGGGGATACAACATCTTTCGTACCTGCGTGGGATGGCGCAAGGGGTAG
- a CDS encoding cbb3-type cytochrome c oxidase subunit I produces the protein MFKYLFAKNEEIPPGTAAVYFGFSSIIWFVIGTGLGSFNAAKLAFPDFVTGYEYFSFGHMRQVHVMAVIFGWISMAFAMAMMYITPALGNTRLWSEKLGVWNCFLWNGGLSLALTLLWMGMTSGREYSDFPWFIDLVILFGVILPLGINVWMTIMKRRTQGIYTTNWFFGSAVFMVWIVLLVGNLPEYFQLTGLTEAYLTWWFAHNVLGLWITPVAAAIAYYTVPKVTGNPLYSHRIGHLHFWSVVVFYSTPAAHHLMSSPLPEWLKSFASVEGVLILVPAIAFVSNLLLTMTGKWRYFVDNVEIKFTITGVLMAIPLNMQGGFQQTRAINWYIHGTGWIVAHAHLALLGFSTFLEAAAVYYGLQTIMRRKLYSLTLANFHFWFLLIGFTIYWVSMTIAGLIQGAAKIYEVPYIDTVIAEHPYMIARWVGGTMVFTGNLVWLYNMWMTARAGTMIPAGRLPHELAYER, from the coding sequence ATGTTTAAGTATCTCTTTGCGAAGAACGAGGAGATCCCGCCAGGCACAGCCGCTGTCTATTTCGGGTTTTCTTCCATCATCTGGTTCGTCATCGGTACCGGCCTCGGATCCTTCAACGCGGCCAAACTGGCGTTCCCGGATTTCGTGACCGGCTACGAGTATTTCTCGTTCGGCCACATGCGCCAGGTCCACGTGATGGCGGTCATCTTCGGGTGGATCTCGATGGCATTCGCCATGGCGATGATGTACATCACCCCGGCGCTGGGCAATACGCGCCTGTGGTCCGAGAAGCTCGGCGTATGGAACTGCTTCCTGTGGAACGGGGGCCTTTCCCTCGCCCTGACGCTGCTGTGGATGGGTATGACCTCGGGCCGTGAGTACTCCGACTTCCCGTGGTTCATTGATCTGGTCATCCTGTTCGGCGTGATCCTGCCGTTGGGCATCAACGTCTGGATGACCATCATGAAGCGGCGCACCCAGGGCATTTACACCACGAACTGGTTCTTCGGTTCCGCCGTGTTCATGGTGTGGATCGTGCTGCTGGTCGGTAACCTGCCCGAGTACTTCCAGCTCACCGGCCTCACCGAGGCGTACCTGACCTGGTGGTTCGCGCACAACGTGCTCGGTCTGTGGATCACGCCGGTCGCCGCGGCCATCGCGTACTACACGGTGCCCAAGGTCACCGGTAATCCGCTGTATTCACATCGTATCGGTCACCTGCACTTCTGGTCCGTGGTGGTGTTCTACTCGACCCCGGCCGCGCATCACCTGATGTCCTCGCCGCTGCCCGAATGGCTGAAGTCCTTCGCCTCGGTGGAAGGCGTGCTGATCCTGGTGCCCGCGATCGCCTTCGTGTCGAACCTGCTGCTGACCATGACCGGCAAATGGCGCTATTTCGTCGACAACGTCGAGATCAAGTTCACCATCACCGGCGTGCTGATGGCCATCCCGCTCAACATGCAGGGCGGCTTCCAGCAGACCCGCGCCATCAACTGGTACATCCATGGGACCGGCTGGATCGTGGCGCATGCCCACCTCGCGCTGCTCGGCTTCTCGACCTTCCTTGAAGCGGCCGCCGTGTACTATGGCCTGCAGACCATCATGCGTCGCAAGCTCTACTCGCTGACGCTGGCGAACTTCCACTTCTGGTTCCTGCTGATCGGCTTCACGATCTACTGGGTCTCGATGACGATCGCCGGCCTGATCCAGGGCGCCGCGAAGATCTACGAGGTGCCGTACATCGATACGGTGATCGCCGAGCACCCGTACATGATCGCGCGCTGGGTGGGCGGCACCATGGTGTTCACCGGCAATCTGGTCTGGCTCTACAACATGTGGATGACCGCCCGCGCAGGAACCATGATTCCGGCCGGTCGTCTGCCGCACGAGCTGGCGTACGAGCGCTAA